A single window of Danaus plexippus chromosome 31, MEX_DaPlex, whole genome shotgun sequence DNA harbors:
- the LOC116778432 gene encoding translational regulator orb2 isoform X2 — translation MSVHTIPLITPFIRGPRFPYRKSKSPFFPGVEEAGVASAAAGSPSGPADQAQDVVSRLSAAGLSMCVSALGSPARSSPVSAGSEHGERFSRKVFVGGLPPDIDEDEITSSFRRFGPLVVDWPHKAESKSYFPPKGYAFLLFQDESSVAALMEACITDDDKLYLCVSSPTIRDKPVQIRPWRLADADFVLDASMPLDPRKTVFVGGVPRPLKAVELAMIMDRLYGGVCYAGIDTDPELKYPKGAGRVAFSNQQSYIAAISARFVQLQHGDIDKRVEVKPYVLDDQMCDECAGARCGSKFAPFFCANVTCLQYYCEHCWATIHSRPGREFHKPLVKEGADRPRAVPFRWC, via the exons atgtCGGTGCACACCATTCCCCTGATCACGCCCTTCATCAGAGGACCCAGATTCCCGTACAGAAAGA GCAAGTCTCCGTTTTTTCCCGGAGTGGAGGAGGCGGGTGTTGCTAGCGCGGCCGCCGGTTCACCCTCGGGCCCCGCCGACCAGGCGCAGGACGTGGTCTCACGGCTGAGCGCTGCCG GTCTGTCGATGTGCGTGTCGGCCCTGGGCTCGCCGGCCCGATCGTCGCCCGTGTCCGCGGGCTCGGAGCACGGGGAGCGGTTTAGTAGGAAGGTGTTTGTTGGGGGACTCCCCCCGGACATTGATGAAG atGAGATAACATCGTCCTTCCGCCGCTTTGGTCCATTGGTGGTGGACTGGCCTCACAAGGCTGAGAGCAAGAGCTACTTTCCGCCCAAGGGATACGCATTCCTACTGTTTCAG GATGAGAGCTCGGTGGCGGCTCTGATGGAGGCTTGCATCACGGACGACGACAAGCTGTATCTGTGCGTGTCGTCGCCGACCATCCGCGACAAGCCGGTCCAGATCCGACCATGGCGGCTCGCGGATGCGGACTTCGTGTTGGACGCTAGCATGCCGCTGGACCCGCGCAAGACTGTGTTCGTGGGCGGCGTGCCGAGACCCTTGAAGGCTG TTGAGCTCGCCATGATTATGGACCGGCTGTATGGCGGGGTGTGCTATGCTGGGATCGACACGGACCCCGAGCTCAAGTACCCCAAG GGTGCAGGCCGCGTGGCGTTTTCCAACCAGCAGTCTTACATAGCAGCCATCTCGGCCCGCTTCGTTCAGCTCCAGCACGGAGACATTGACAAGAGAGTGGAG GTGAAGCCGTACGTGTTGGACGATCAGATGTGTGACGAGTGCGCGGGGGCGCGGTGCGGCTCTAAGTTTGCTCCGTTCTTTTGCGCCAACGTGACATGCCTCCAG TATTACTGCGAGCACTGCTGGGCGACCATACACTCTCGCCCCGGGCGGGAGTTCCACAAGCCGCTGGTGAAGGAGGGCGCCGACCGACCCAGGGCCGTGCCGTTCCGCTGGTGTTAG
- the LOC116778524 gene encoding zinc finger protein 26-like, whose protein sequence is MNKKPQRTGPRIRITRPANRIKKEDSLQLLDEKKYIYTCQYCRVKFTQNTQYFRHMTSNHRTQQQEATFECNECQMVFTKKNNLDVHCQTHHQIKSKSKCESCAITFKSRYCLRRHIKLKQILAENSCLKCQKKFTCKDDLAKHVTNKHTNKNVTFECEYCLLKFKAKQSLMTHLNRIHKRL, encoded by the coding sequence atgaataaaaaacctCAAAGAACTGGTCCAAGGATTCGGATAACGAGACCAGCGAACAGAATTAAGAAAGAGGACTCGCTCCAGCTACTAGATGAGAAGAAGTACATATACACCTGTCAGTACTGTAGAGTAAAATTCACTCAAAATACTCAATACTTTCGCCATATGACGTCGAATCACAGGACGCAACAGCAAGAAGCGACTTTCGAATGCAACGAATGCCAAATGGTGTTCACTAAGAAGAACAACTTGGACGTCCACTGTCAGACACATCACCAAATAAAGAGCAAATCTAAGTGCGAGAGTTGTGCCATCACGTTTAAGTCGCGATATTGTTTACGTAGACACATCAAGTTGAAGCAGATCCTGGCTGAGAACTCCTGCCTCAAGTGTCAGAAGAAGTTTACGTGTAAGGACGACCTCGCCAAACATGTGacgaacaaacatacaaacaagaATGTAACCTTCGAGTGTGAATACTGTCTACTTAAGTTCAAAGCGAAGCAGTCCCTCATGACGCACTTGAACCGTATACACAAGAGGTTATGA
- the LOC116778286 gene encoding zinc finger protein 468-like: MDGVIRNDTRVTLPNINTDVNTSTVHCKQCENTFMNENDYNEHNTKKLCIRKFTCGVCDVSFKRRDHLKRHTLSVHSNVNYYTCPICSENCLRKDSLKKHINLYHYGEPKTFSCRECSYECKTLDDLDIHKSTHLLSEWHYCQHCKMPFKRRDHMLRHIKTQHSNMSAECPLCKQVFKRTDHVSRHIREKHRHDILNAQ, encoded by the coding sequence ATGGATGGCGTGATAAGGAATGACACGAGAGTAACTCTGCCAAATATCAATACGGACGTAAACACAAGTACTGTGCACTGCAAGCAATGCGAGAACacgtttatgaatgaaaacgaCTACAACGAGCACAATACAAAGAAACTATGCATAAGGAAGTTCACTTGCGGCGTCTGCGATGTCAGCTTCAAACGACGGGACCACTTGAAGCGGCACACGCTGAGTGTGCACTCCAACGTCAATTATTACACCTGCCCGATATGCTCAGAGAACTGTCTGCGGAAGGATTCACTCAAGAAACACATAAACTTATATCACTACGGAGAACCGAAGACGTTCAGCTGTCGCGAGTGCAGCTACGAGTGCAAGACGTTAGACGATTTGGATATTCACAAAAGCACACATCTATTATCAGAATGGCATTACTGCCAACATTGTAAAATGCCGTTCAAACGCAGGGATCACATGCTGAGGCACATCAAGACGCAGCATTCAAACATGTCTGCCGAGTGTCCGTTGTGCAAGCAAGTGTTTAAACGGACAGATCACGTTTCGAGACACATCCGTGAAAAACACAGACACGACATACTCAATGCACAGTAA
- the LOC116778430 gene encoding acetylcholinesterase-like, giving the protein MATSELIVLTAIFGVVLSLNNTQIVTTTEGKVEGALDPSGLYYQYLGIRYGLPNKFRAPSPPPSFTGVYLANNPNVLCPQFPTHDPLAAPSDNEDCLVLNIYVPSFLNSTFPVMVFIHGGDFGIGSGSKSFYGAQYLISHGVIVVTLNYRLNAYGFLNLGIPDAPGNAGLKDIRAALRWLQDNIANFNGDPDNVTLFGQGSGGLAAIYMTMSDTTQGLFHRVISQSGTPFAPQSFDPRPLRTASQIAKSLGLISEDPDALLRLYSETPVDEVEEAIAKQMNARSVFLPSVEEIFDDEEAFLVDSPYNILTLGKEHKAFNPVPMIISVNTVEGLTSTLDYYTITSQMDRIKNEDFSALDQRSLVVPKKEREEFRKTLTETYFTNITSDEALVGGIINLNTDFSYVGPVSLFAEMYSNNSNVPIYQCIFSYIGNRNLGRLLTNSSLQATANRDELFYVFELERLPLPMDENDARIVTFMTMMWTNFAKYGSPTPDPTAGEWLPYPYNLEINLEPQYVAPLTPDRAYFWRHFYYKYGAEVPRE; this is encoded by the exons ATGGCGACGAGCGAATTGATAGTTTTAACCGCCATTTTCGGCGTTGTTCTGTCGCTGAATAATACTCAAATTGTGACAACCACCGAGGGTAAAGTGGAAGGAGCGTTGGACCCCAGCGGGCTGTACTACCAATATCTTGGAATAAGATACGGCTTGCCTAATAAATTTCGG GCGCCGTCACCGCCACCGAGTTTCACTGGTGTGTACCTGGCCAATAATCCAAATGTCCTCTGTCCTCAATTCCCAACACACGACCCTCTAGCCGCCCCCAGTGATAATGAAGACTGCCTCGTCCTCAATATCTACGTCCCTTCGTTCTTGAACAGCACCTTCCCAGTAATGGTCTTTATCCACGGAGGAGATTTCGGCATCGGTTCTGGATCCAAGAGCTTCTACGGCGCCCAATACTTGATTAGCCACGGCGTCATAGTCGTTACCTTGAACTATCGGCTAAATGCTTACGGATTCCTCAATCTGGGAATCCCTGATGCTCCCGGGAACGCTGGACTGAAGGACATTCGAGCGGCGTTGCGCTGGTTACAAGATAACATCGCAAACTTTAACGGGGATCCAGACAATGTGACACTTTTCGGTCAAGGCAGTGGAGGGCTGGCGGCTATTTATATGACCATGTCTGATACTACCCAGGGCCTCTTTCATAGAGTGATCTCACAGAGCGGCACACCGTTCGCGCCGCAGTCTTTCGATCCTCGTCCATTGAGGACGGCGAGTCAGATCGCCAAGTCCTTAGGCCTCATTAGTGAAGATCCAGATGCATTATTAAGATTGTACTCCGAAACACCAGTAGACGAAGTCGAAGAAGCTATAGCAAAGCAAATGAACGCGCGCTCAGTGTTCCTACCGTCTGTTGAAGAGATTTTTGATGATGAGGAAGCATTTTTAGTGGATTCGCCTTACAATATCTTAACCTTGGGCAAAGAACACAAGGCTTTCAATCCTGTACCAATGATAATCAGCGTGAACACGGTCGAAGGACTCACAAGCACTCTGGATTACTACACAATCACGAGTCAAATGGATAGAATCAAAAACGAAGACTTCTCAGCCCTGGACCAGAGAAGTCTGGTTGTGCCTAAAAAGGAAAGAGAGGAATTCAGGAAGACGCTCACAGAGACATACTTCACAAACATTACCTCAGACGAAGCGCTGGTTGGGGGCATCATAAACTTAAACACAGACTTCTCATACGTGGGACCTGTGTCGTTGTTCGCCGAAATGTACTCAAATAACTCAAACGTACCGATCTACCAatgtatatttagttatataggCAACAGGAATCTAGGAAGGCTTTTAACAAACAGCAGCCTCCAAGCGACCGCGAATAGAGACGAGCTGTTCTACGTGTTTGAGCTGGAAAGACTTCCTCTTCCGATGGATGAGAATGACGCCAGGATTGTGACCTTTATGACGATGATGTGGACCAACTTCGCCAAATACGG CTCGCCGACCCCCGACCCCACAGCTGGTGAGTGGTTGCCTTATCCCTATAACCTTGAGATAAACCTGGAGCCCCAGTACGTGGCACCTCTAACACCAGACAGAGCCTACTTCTGGCGCCActtctattataaatacggAGCTGAAGTCCCGAGAGAATAA